From Chlamydia avium 10DC88:
AGGGCTGCAAACCCCTGCTTCTATACTCTCCTTTAATTGATGACACAATCGTAAGGCTTCATCATAGTCACCTCGTTCCTTCGCCAAAAGAACCTCTTGTTTTCGATCATCATAACTACTGTGCAAAGTCATATTGTACAACTGAAGTAGAAGATGATCTTCTAATGTGGCTTGAAAATTATTAACATCATGTAATCTCGCTGTTAGTTCCCTTAGAGGAACTCCATCAGGGTTGAGCTTTTGCCATGAAAGACGTATAGAAGATTTAATCTGATAAGGCATAGAAGCAACAGAAAGTAATTTCTTCAAAATCTCTGCGCTAGCTGTATGATTCTCTTGTTTTATTCTTATTTGAACATAATCCCGAACTAAAAATGCAATGGTCTCCCAATCTCTCAGAGATAGTTCTGTTTTATCTTCAATAATACGATCTACAAATTTAGAAAAAACTTCATCACACGCTTTTCCTGATTTTAATGCTGTGTGTACATCAGCACAATAATGACCAAACGGGAGCTTCTGAGGTGGGGTAGCACAAACACTCAGAAATCCCACAACTAAAATACAACAACTCTGAACAAAACGTATGAATAAGGCGCAATAGATTTTCATCGAAATTGATTTACCATAGCCTCGAAGAGAAGTAAAAACAAAATAAGTGTATTAAAAAATAAATCCTATGCAAATATCAAAAAACTAGAAAAGATTGATGCTACCAAAAAATTACAATCACCAATACCTCAAGCACCGAAACTACCACATAACACTCCCTTTACCTAGAACTTAAAATTACCTGCATGAAAAAAGATAAGTAGAGTCTTTTTAAAATAACATATTGATAAACAAAGAACTATATGTCGTATAAAAATCTATCGAGGATTGTCCTTATTGTTTTCTCTAAAAAAAATGTTGCATGAATTTGAACAAACAAACTAATTAAAAATTAAAACAAGTAAAAATAGTTTAAAACTACAACTAGAGGACGCTTTTCATGGCGCTAAAAGATACGGCAAAAAAAATGAGAGATCTGTTGGAAAGTATCCAACATGACTTAGATAAAGCCGAAAAAGGAAATAAAGCAGCGGCTCAGCGAGTTCGTACAGACTCTATCAAATTAGAAAAAATTGCAAAGCTATATCGAAAAGAATCAATCAAAGCTGAAAAAGCTGGTTTGATGAAACGTAAACCTGCAATTAAAAAGACTGCTGCTAAAAAACCAATAAAAACTACTGCTAAAAAAACAGCAGCAAAAGCAAAACCAAAAATAAGGACCTCAGCTAAAAAAGCTCCTGTAAAAGCAAAAGGGAAAAAAGGTTCTAAATCCCATCTCCTAAGAAAATAATTTCTCCCCCATCTTGGTTTTGAGAGGGTAATTATAATTTTGTTACAATTATCCTCTTTTTTATGTAAATCATTCAAAGTATTATCATCGTCTTTCTACAATCTAGTTTAACTTAAGTATAAATCTATATTTTCATAGCGTAATTTTCTCTCGATATGTAGTAATATCATTGACTTTGGAGTTTGCTATGGCCACACAAGTCAATTGTAAACATTTTCCTGTTTGCGGGGGATGCTCCTCTCCACAATCTGATTATCAAAATTCTCTAAAAGTAAAAGAGCAACTTCTTCATCAGTTATTTGCTCCTATCTTCCCGGATAAA
This genomic window contains:
- a CDS encoding histone H1-like protein Hc1; the encoded protein is MALKDTAKKMRDLLESIQHDLDKAEKGNKAAAQRVRTDSIKLEKIAKLYRKESIKAEKAGLMKRKPAIKKTAAKKPIKTTAKKTAAKAKPKIRTSAKKAPVKAKGKKGSKSHLLRK